A single genomic interval of Drosophila virilis strain 15010-1051.87 chromosome 2, Dvir_AGI_RSII-ME, whole genome shotgun sequence harbors:
- the pyd gene encoding tight junction protein ZO-1 isoform X4, which yields MKPSTRRRSFKTKQLQPKANIYNPLVRHRPTAFVRNGIIGGGSGPGADGLYQIDDRVYTTSKMFLRDGYMYPRQPGQPMDPRFPLELHEFPQQLGATGLQLVSTPKVHIAGEYLGSEQAQEQQQQEQQATAARHCARQAAAVDINLANQVYWLGKQRSRSRSRSRSNSVGNKSISSCLGSGGSSTVVDRNRERERPYIRNVDDLLHALGKRDPSADNQLETASVHSSSQQQQRRRFKKGDRTTWEYHTVSVTRVPGYGFGIAVSGGRDNPHFANGDPSIAVSDVLKGGPAEDRLHVNDRIITVNGVSLENVEYATAVQVLRDSGNTVTLVVKRRVPLNVAATNPAQHQHSHSMSSVGLGLTNGSGMASSQAPSAAMSSMSQPNSLNSSLVQNAGSGAQPIKVTLTKGSKKDDYGIVLGCRLFVKEISTKARDQLTANGYSLQEGDIITRIHNTNCADNMSLKEAKKIIDGCKERLNLVVLRDITNQAAAVNQLNNSSHQQANANLYATHQAQVSSCSNNLDDAYLPGGASYSSQNLYVQPPTRTSNGPSINGNGLSEEKSNLTPRGRSRGPLIDGVSLQQLDRPVTPTNGGRGRVDEPPRPPPPRAAQEDFYSSRRQLYEERQSAEPRFISFQKEGSVGIRLTGGNEAGIFVTAVQPGSPASLQGLMPGDKILKVNDMDMHGVTREEAVLFLLSLQDRIDLIVQYCKEEYDEVVTNQRGDSFHIKTHFHCDNPSKGEMAFKAGDVFRVIDTLHNGVVGSWQVLKIGRGHQEMQRGVIPNKSRAEELATAQFNATKKEMNANESRGNFFRRRRSTHRRSKSLSRENWDDVVFSDSISKFPAYERVVLRHPGFVRPLVLFGPVSDLAREKLAKDFPDKFSTPLQDDDKTNSNNNGSGSGNGKCRIVRLSHIRDIMDRGKHALLDITPNAVDRLNYAQFYPIVIFLKTDSKHVIKQLRHGLPKAAHKSSKKLLEQCQKLDRVWSHIFSTQIVLNDEESWYRKLRDSIDLQQSGAVWMSESKPVESLSDDFLFPMTTSRLSYASSPESDLELSPGPSASLSLGNLPQLVKASSDPSIATNQDNLDRDRDIIGEGLPPPYTVPYDHGVQPPPSRRQTLDSSKYSIYGTHMPQQQQQPQQQQQQQQQPVDSTVGVTRPQSLYGINAPDLPPRVDRQSKPGDLPLNTSSSSSRNGSSGGTLGRSAQERLFGKAVLQDDVQAEYVTRNALVGAGGDTIERQQQQASLERQARMNAAIGSPAQHKTNGNGGPASTYDSVSSYDSYNNTQLAMQNLGRLGPNAPDDLKSVPNASGRPLPPVGQPHDYGRSATHDHRAFGAANDLNRQSSPGRPLYHDLNASRNIDPRNGTPQRPSNLGLDSSPRKPLVETKTDYGKYSRNNSVSAADYSKLPKNPHNVVQPTNVSNGGQMNGSATPSSNGSGPFKPVPPPKPKNYRPPVQSGGSSGSGGTTPWENGDSGSPRSPNGFYYPPTPSHHHYGPQTPAPGSPHQGQPSNGHMQQPTYGTSTGNYGQAPPTQQQQQQQYPQANGYNGNSHHYNGGSGTGPYIAPHRGMPPPIGNLPPHTPERHALDLAGSREQRGSAFELYRKPQIGAAVGHHHNMSEMEPYDARYDDNYYAMPPPAVAPAGAAAHPHPAHPYTHQMQRSRSAPRYPNERPPHTQDPNYYSHYGTGSRGYRGQEMQYYDEHGMEVAPPPLPPHKKKKSVLKSPLAALKNALIKSTRPLRRMNSMVEPERKPKGLRRQQSMLERGVQRPYYPDEYPTYPATGYEERPPLPPPADPYYGAPHYPQQELMNSTYQNLESEDIYGNIGGTVPRHMARPPPDTGYAGYDQYDLYANRACIDLERRQAEAAVSGRSGRRIVRRHSTTTADRGGNSGATAPPGRRHMHQAHAANGYEQQGQPPDIYQTRQGAYMLPDQRRAPNSEVMTRRRFYPGAANEQGEEAEPMYQTRREMQREMQRNHLYQSKREMQERIIQGKRDMERELSAQSSSQSERSDDRSERSNSDSNYQSRREGTRSQLREQIYQTRREALDSMAEPIYVTKRDMGRPAPIYETREESILQSRENETDEKKEKECKTEQVQVEINAQPEDAQDSTLSRSDLQKSSDTVVENTLAPVVVCQAPLVQDEIDADENEDADATKDDQPNEADSSTEPAEQPTAIEHNQHNVAMLASDTQNMSDDVFEATDQVTPLPHATEPISASKQPLSPRALRAPFHISNILKRTAPPPPPSSSLMADSCTSIETQYTSQASLPVGPPNATSTPFSSSMSLPIAGPVPANGATAFPSLPREPSTTRGFFDASGGTLADKLWHVSLQIPPGAIPAGVRQEIYFTVSDPRMGQAVGGPPLDMENGETMLSPLVMCGPQGLEFLVPVTLNIPHCAGRTASLGLALKATDSEKNLHTEWDNIDLPSNAAAHTVSVKVDHF from the exons GGCGATCGCACCACATGGGAGTATCACACAGTTTCGGTGACTCGAGTGCCCGGCTACGGGTTTGGCATTGCCGTTTCCGGTGGACGTGATAATCCCCACTTTGCCAATGGGGATCCCTCGATTGCAGTCAGCGATGTGCTCAAAGGTGGACCAGCCGAGGATCGTTTGCA TGTAAACGATCGCATCATCACTGTGAATGGGGTCTCGCTGGAGAATGTGGAATATGCCACCGCGGTGCAGGTGTTGCGCGACAGTGGCAATACGGTCACACTGGTCGTGAAGCGTCGCGTTCCACTGAATGTGGCCGCAACGAATCCCGCACAGCATCAGCACTCGCACAGCATGAGCTCTGTGGGCCTAGGACTGACCAATGGCAGTGGCATGGCCAGCAGCCAGGCGCCCAGCGCCGCCATGTCCAGCATGAGCCAGCCGAACTCGTTGAACTCCTCGCTGGTACAGAACGCGGGCAGCGGTGCCCAGCCCATCAAGGTGACGCTGACCAAGGGCAGTAAGAAGGACGACTACGGCATTGTGCTGGGTTGTCGGCTGTTCGTCAAGGAAATCTCGACGAAGGCGCGCGACCAGCTTACTGCCAATGGCTATTCTCTGCAGGAGGGCGACATCATAACGCGCATACACAACACCAACTGTGCGGATAACATGAGCCTCAAGGAGGCCAAGAAGATCATCGATGGCTGCAAGGAGCGTCTCAATCTGGTTGTGCTGCGCGACATCACCAACCAGGCGGCGGCAGTCAATCAACTGAACAACTCGAGCCATCAGCAGGCAAATGCGAATCTTTATGCTACACATCAGGCACAGGTTTCCAGCTGCAGCAATAATCTGGATGATGCATATCTGCCCGGTGGCGCCAGCTACTCCTCACAGAATCTTTACGTGCAGCCGCCAACACGCACCTCCAACGGGCCCAGCATCAATGGCAATGGACTCAGTGAGGAGAAGAGCAACCTGACGCCACGCGGACGCTCACGTGGTCCGCTCATAGACGGTGTCTCGCTGCAGCAACTTGATAGGCCCGTTACCCCCACCAATGGAGGGCGTGGACGTGTCGATGAGCCGCCAAGGCCGCCACCACCGCGTGCCGCCCAAGAGGACTTTTACAGCTCGCGACGACAACTGTACGAGGAGCGGCAGAGCGCCGAGCCGCGTTTCATCTCATTCCAAAAGGAGGGCAGCGTTGGCATTCGGCTGACGGGCGGCAATGAGGCGGGCATCTTTGTGACCGCCGTGCAGCCCGGCTCACCAGCCTCGCTGCAAGGCCTCATGCCTGGCGACAAGATACTCAAAGTGAACGATATGGATATGCACGGCGTGACGCGCGAGGAAGCGGTGCTATTTTTGCTTAGTCTTCAGGATCGCATCGATCTGATTGTGCAGTACTGCAAGGAAGAGTACGACGAAGTGGTGACCAATCAGCGCGGTGACTCGTTCCACATCAAGACCCATTTCCACTGCGACAATCCTTCCAAGGGCGAGATGGCCTTTAAGGCGGGCGACGTGTTCCGTGTCATTGACACGCTGCACAATGGCGTCGTCGGCTCGTGGCAGGTACTCAAGATCGGACGCGGCCACCAGGAAATGCAGCGTGGTGTAATACCAAACAAATCCCGTGCCGAGGAGCTGGCTACAGCTCAGTTTAATGCCACCAAAAAGGAAATGAATGCCAACGAATCACGGGGCAATTTCTTTAGACGTCGCCG CTCCACACATCGTCGCTCCAAGAGCCTCTCCCGCGAGAACTGGGACGATGTCGTCTTCTCGGACAGCATTTCCAAGTTTCCTGCTTACGAGCGCGTCGTTCTGCGTCATCCCGGCTTCGTGCGTCCCCTCGTGCTATTCGGTCCCGTCTCTGACCTGGCCAGGGAAAAGCTTGCCAAAGACTTCCCAGATAAGTTCAGCACACCGCTGCAGGATGATGACAAGAcaaacagcaataacaatggcagcggcagcggcaacggcaaatGCCGCATTGTCCGCTTGTCCCACATACGCGACATTATGGATCGTGGCAAGCATGCGCTGCTGGACATAACACCCAACGCTGTCGACCGGCTCAACTATGCACAATTCTATCCCATCGTTATATTCCTCAAGACGGACAGCAAACACGTGATCAAACAGCTACGCCATGGCCTGCCCAAGGCGGCGCACAAGAGCTCCAAGAAACTGCTCGAGCAGTGCCAGAAACTGGATCGCGTCTGGTCGCACATCTTCAGCACACAGATTGTGCTGAATGATGAGGAATCCTGGTACCGCAAGCTCCGTGACTCGATTGATCTGCAGCAGAGCGGCGCCGTCTGGATGTCCGAGTCTAAG CCCGTCGAATCCCTCTCCGATGATTTCCTATTCCCCATGACCACATCCCGTTTATCGTATGCATCAAGTCCCGAATCTGATTTGGAGCTAAGTCCCGGGCCATCCGCATCATTGTCGCTTGGCAATTTGCCGCAATTGGTTAAAGCGAGCTCAGATCCATCGATTGCCACTAACCAGGATAACTTGGATAGGGATAGAGACATAATTGGTGAAGGACTACCACCTCCATATACG GTACCCTACGATCATGGCGTGCAGCCGCCACCGAGTCGACGCCAGACCCTCGACTCCAGCAAGTACAGCATCTACGGCACCCATAtgccccagcaacaacaacagccgcaacaacaacagcagcagcagcagcagccagttgATTCCACAGTGGGCGTCACACGCCCACAGTCCCTGTATGGCATCAATGCACCGGATCTTCCGCCGCGCGTCGACCGTCAGTCCAAGCCGGGTGATCTGCCCCTGAACACCTCTAGCAGCTCATCACGCAACGGCAGCTCCGGCGGCACACTGGGCCGCAGCGCTCAGGAACGTCTCTTCGGCAAGGCCGTGCTCCAGGACGATGTTCAGGCCGAGTATGTGACGCGCAATGCGTTGGTCGGCGCCGGCGGCGATACCATTGAacgtcagcagcaacaggcctCTCTAGAGCGACAGGCGCGCATGAATGCGGCCATAGGCAGCCCAGCACAGCACAAGACTAACGGTAATGGAGGTCCTGCCTCCACCTACGACAGCGTCTCTAGCTACGACTCCTACAATAACACACAATTGGCCATGCAGAATCTCGGCCGACTGGGGCCCAATGCGCCCGATGATCTCAAATCAGTGCCAAATGCAAG TGGTCGTCCTCTGCCGCCTGTGGGGCAGCCCCATGACTATGGTCGCTCCGCAACGCACGATCATCGCGCTTTTGGGGCGGCCAATGATCTGAATCGCCAAAGTAGTCCCGGCAGGCCACTCTATCATGATCTGAATGCGTCCCGTAATATTG ATCCGCGCAATGGCACACCGCAGCGTCCATCGAATCTGGGCCTGGACAGCAGTCCGCGCAAACCATTGGTGGAAACCAAAACTGATTACGGCAAATATAG CCGCAACAACTCCGTATCGGCAGCCGACTACAGCAAGCTTCCAAAAAATCCACACAACGTTGTGCAGCCCACCAATGTGAGCAATGGTGGGCAAATGAATGgcagtgccacgcccagcagcaatggcagcggaCCATTTAAGCCCGTGCCACCACCCAAGCCCAAAAACTATCGGCCGCCTGTGCAGAGCGGCGGTAGCAGTGGCAGCGGTGGCACCACGCCCTGGGAGAATGGC GACTCTGGTTCACCCCGTTCGCCCAATGGATTCTACTATCCCCCGACGCCTTCGCATCATCATTACGGACCACAGACGCCGGCACCCGGCTCACCGCATCAGGGCCAGCCCAGCAATGGCCACATGCAGCAGCCTACCTACGGCACCAGCACTGGCAACTACGGGCAAGCACCGCCgacccagcagcaacagcagcagcaatatccCCAGGCCAATGGCTACAATGGCAACAGTCATCACTACAATGGTGGCAGTGGCACCGGACCGTACATTGCTCCACATCGGGGCATGCCACCGCCAATAG GCAATCTACCACCACATACACCCGAACGTCACGCACTGGATTTGGCTGGGAGTCGGGAACAGCGCGGTTCCGCCTTTGAATTATATCGTAAGCCGCAGATCGGCGCCGCTGTTGGGCACCATCACAACATGAG CGAAATGGAGCCATACGATGCGCGTTATGATGATAATTATTATGCCATGCCGCCACCAGCGGTGGCACCAGCAGGAGCAGCGGCTCATCCACACCCAGCACATCCATATACGCATCAAATGCAACGCTCCCGATCCGCACCCCGTTATCCCAATGAGCGACCGCCGCACACGCAAGATCCCAACTACTACAGCCACTACGGCACAGGCAGTCGTGGCTATAGAGGCCAGGAAATGCAATACTATGATGAGCATGGCATGGAGGTGGCGCCACCACCACTGCCGCcgcacaagaagaagaaatcgGTACTGAAGAGTCCGCTCGCGGCACTGAAAAATGCGCTTATCAAATCGACACGACCACTGCGTCGCATGAATAGCATGGTGGAGCCGGAGCGTAAACCGAAGGGACTGCGACGTCAGCAATCGATGCTTGAACGCGGCGTCCAGCGGCCCTACTATCCCGACGAATATCCCACCTACCCGGCTACTGGCTATGAAGAgcggccgccgctgccgccaccAGCGGATCCGTATTACGGTGCGCCGCATTATCCACAGCAGGAGCTGATGAACAGCACCTACCAGAATCTGGAAAGTGAAGATATCTATGGCAATATTGGGGGCACAGTACCACGGCACATGGCACGGCCTCCACCAGACACAGGCTATGCCGGCTATGATCAGTACGATCTATATGCGAATCGCGCCTGCATCGATCTGGAGCGACGTCAAGCCGAGGCGGCTGTCAGCGGCCGCAGCGGAAGACGCATTGTGCGTCGACACAGCACCACAACGGCGGATCGTGGGGGTAATAGTGGTGCAACCGCACCACCTGGCAGACGGCACATGCACCAGGCTCATGCTGCGAATGGCTATGAGCAGCAAGGACAGCCGCCGGACATTTATCAGACACGCCAGGGCGCATATATGTTGCCTGACCAGCGGCGTGCACCCAACTCTGAGGTAATGACACGGCGGCGCTTCTATCCCGGCGCCGCCAATGAGCAGGGCGAGGAGGCCGAACCCATGTATCAGACGCGTCGCGAAATGCAGCGCGAAATGCAGCGCAATCATCTGTATCAGTCGAAGCGGGAAATGCAGGAACGCATCATACAGGGCAAACGCGACATGGAACGCGAACTGAGTGCGCAAAGCAGCAGTCAATCCGAGCGCAGCGACGACCGCTCCGAGCGCTCCAATTCCGATAGCAACTATCAGTCGCGGCGGGAGGGTACGCGCAGCCAGCTTCGCGAACAAATCTATCAGACGCGACGCGAGGCGCTGGACAGCATGGCGGAACCGATCTATGTAACCAAGCGAGACATGGGCCGGCCGGCGCCCATCTATGAGACGCGCGAAGAAAGCATCCTTCAATCACGAGAGAACGAAACCGATGAGAAGAAGGAGAAAGAGTGCAAAACGGAGCAGGTGCAGGTGGAAATAAATGCACAGCCCGAGGATGCCCAGGACAGCACGCTGAGCCGCTCAGACCTGCAAAAGTCCTCGGACACGGTCGTTGAGAATACACTGGCCCCCGTCGTCGTCTGTCAAGCGCCGTTGGTGCAGGACGAGATCGATGCGGATGAGAATGAGGATGCGGATGCGACTAAGGACGACCAGCCCAATGAGGCTGACAGCAGCACAGAGCCTGCGGAGCAACCCACAGCTATCGAGCATAATCAGCACAATGTAGCTATGTTGGCCAGCGACACGCAGAATATGTCGGATGATGTTTTTGAGGCCACCGATCAGGTTACCCCACTCCCCCATGCCACAGAGCCAATTTCCGCCTCGAAACAGCCGTTGTCACCTCGCGCACTACGCGCGCCCTTTCACATTTCCAACATACTAAAGCGCacagcgccgccgccgccgcccagtTCTTCGCTGATGGCCGACAGCTGCACCTCGATTGAGACCCAGTACACATCGCAGGCCAGCCTGCCGGTTGGACCGCCCAATGCGACCAGCACACctttcagcagcagcatgtcCCTGCCCATTGCTGGTCCAGTGCCGGCTAATGGTGCCACCGCATTTCCCAGCCTGCCGCGTGAGCCAAGCACCACGCGCGGCTTCTTTGATGCCAGCGGTGGCACGCTGGCTGACAAGCTGTGGCACGTCTCGCTGCAGATACCGCCGGGCGCCATTCCGGCTGGTGTGCGTCAGGAGATCTACTTTACCGTCAGCGATCCGCGCATGGGACAGGCCGTTGGCGGTCCGCCGCTCGACATGGAGAATG GTGAAACGATGCTATCGCCACTTGTCATGTGCGGGCCGCAGGGCCTTGAGTTTCTGGTGCCCGTTACACTCAATATACCCCATTGTGCCGGACGTACCGCATCACTGGGTCTGGCACTCAAGGCCACCGACAGTGAGAAGAACCTCCATACCGAATGGGACAACATTGATCTGCCCAGCAATGCGGCTGCCCACACAGTGTCCGTCAAGGTGGATCACTTCTAG